In one window of Coralliovum pocilloporae DNA:
- a CDS encoding FliH/SctL family protein, translating into MTKPARYLFELDFAAPPEPDPEPVVEVEEEEIVVPTIELAKHEQLLEQARETAFEQGRLKGLEEGRTAEESQAAHSLAAEAARLADAAQSVMAAIDADRLRTEKEAAALAFKVAQTLATELVARQPEAEIEALLSECLGPLRTTPHLAIRLAADLADRLRDTLEAMAQERGLSGRLMVIGEPDLDAGDCRIEWADGGIIRDMAALEEQIKNSIDHYFDAKEEALGQNASEDEPSTDGNAETLGE; encoded by the coding sequence ATGACAAAACCTGCACGCTATCTCTTTGAACTGGATTTTGCGGCTCCGCCAGAGCCGGATCCCGAACCTGTGGTCGAGGTTGAAGAAGAAGAGATTGTCGTGCCAACCATTGAGTTGGCCAAGCATGAACAGCTTCTGGAACAGGCCCGAGAGACTGCCTTTGAGCAGGGACGTCTGAAAGGTCTTGAAGAAGGCCGGACCGCTGAGGAAAGCCAGGCAGCGCACAGTCTTGCAGCGGAAGCGGCCCGGTTGGCCGATGCGGCACAGTCTGTCATGGCCGCGATTGACGCAGATCGTCTGCGCACCGAGAAAGAAGCCGCTGCTCTTGCGTTCAAGGTCGCACAGACACTGGCAACAGAACTTGTTGCGCGGCAACCGGAAGCCGAGATAGAGGCACTTCTGAGTGAGTGCCTTGGCCCCTTGCGGACAACACCGCACCTGGCGATACGGCTAGCAGCCGACCTGGCAGACCGGCTGCGTGACACGCTTGAAGCCATGGCACAGGAACGGGGTTTAAGCGGACGCCTGATGGTGATTGGCGAGCCTGACCTTGACGCCGGGGATTGCCGGATCGAATGGGCTGATGGCGGCATCATTCGCGACATGGCAGCGCTTGAAGAGCAGATCAAGAATTCTATCGACCACTATTTTGACGCCAAAGAAGAGGCACTTGGCCAGAACGCGTCTGAAGATGAGCCATCAACAGATGGCAACGCTGAGACGCTTGGAGAATAG
- the flhA gene encoding flagellar biosynthesis protein FlhA, whose protein sequence is MSDTAAGEGGQGGFSILNMISKRGDIGLALGVMVILVVLIMPLPAAALDLFLAISIIFSVLILMTSLFIQTPLEFSAFPTVLLIATMMRLALNLASTRLILAYGHEGPHAAGNVIEAFGNFVMRGNFVIGIIVFAILIIVNFIVITKGSGRIAEVAARFTLDAMPGKQMAIDADLSAGLINEDEARTRRKNLEDESAFFGAMDGASKFVRGDAIAGLLITFINVIGGIIIGVAQQDLSMGEAAQSYTLLTVGDGLVSQIPALIVSTAAGLLVSKAGVSGAADKALVKQLSGYPKALGMSAFVMVIMSVLPGMPMLPFLFLAGGAGWLAWYADKQHKAEAAQAAFKKAQDEQALVETEAKEPPITDTLKMDDLRLELGYGLLTLINGKNGQDILSEQIKALRRQLATDMGFIMPSVRILDNVQMPRYDYIIKVKEVEAGRGMVQPDQFMVMDPQGNEITLPGEKTTEPTFGLPATWIDASLREEAAIKGYTVVDAPTVVATHITELIKGHMPELLSYADVQNLLKEIPAEQQKLVEDIVPGQISISGIQRILQMLLAERVSIRDLPTILEGIAEATGFTNNLQSITEHVRGRLARQICAASQAPGGYLPILAMTPDWEMAFAESLVGEGDDRQLAMAPSKLQEFVEVVHKAYEDAALQGEVPVLLTSPGTRTYIRSIVERFRPMTTVMSQNEVHPKMRLKTVGMV, encoded by the coding sequence ATGTCGGATACAGCGGCAGGCGAAGGCGGTCAGGGCGGGTTCAGCATTCTGAACATGATTTCAAAGCGCGGCGATATCGGCCTTGCGCTTGGCGTCATGGTTATTCTCGTTGTCCTCATCATGCCGCTTCCGGCTGCTGCTCTGGACTTGTTTCTGGCCATCTCGATCATCTTTTCCGTCTTGATCCTGATGACCTCACTGTTCATTCAGACACCACTGGAATTCTCCGCCTTCCCAACGGTTCTGCTGATTGCAACAATGATGCGGCTGGCACTGAACCTCGCATCAACACGACTGATCCTCGCCTATGGCCATGAAGGCCCGCATGCCGCAGGAAACGTGATTGAAGCCTTCGGCAATTTTGTCATGCGCGGCAATTTTGTTATCGGGATCATCGTTTTTGCTATCCTGATCATTGTCAACTTCATCGTCATCACCAAGGGTTCCGGGCGTATCGCCGAGGTCGCAGCCCGTTTCACTCTGGATGCAATGCCCGGCAAACAGATGGCGATTGATGCCGACCTATCAGCTGGCCTCATCAACGAAGACGAAGCACGCACCCGCCGTAAGAACCTTGAAGATGAATCAGCTTTCTTCGGTGCCATGGACGGTGCCTCGAAGTTTGTGCGCGGTGACGCCATTGCCGGCCTCTTGATCACCTTCATCAACGTGATTGGCGGCATTATAATCGGCGTTGCGCAGCAGGACCTGAGTATGGGTGAAGCCGCACAAAGCTACACGCTGCTGACGGTCGGCGACGGTCTTGTATCCCAGATCCCTGCGCTCATCGTTTCAACAGCCGCTGGCCTGCTGGTTTCAAAAGCCGGCGTGAGCGGCGCAGCTGACAAGGCTCTGGTCAAACAATTGTCGGGCTACCCCAAGGCGCTCGGCATGTCCGCCTTTGTGATGGTCATCATGTCGGTCCTGCCAGGCATGCCTATGCTGCCGTTTCTCTTTCTCGCAGGAGGTGCTGGCTGGCTGGCCTGGTATGCCGACAAGCAGCACAAGGCCGAAGCGGCTCAGGCCGCGTTCAAGAAAGCTCAGGATGAGCAGGCTCTGGTGGAAACCGAGGCCAAGGAACCGCCAATTACCGACACACTCAAGATGGACGATCTCCGGCTTGAGCTTGGCTATGGGCTTCTGACACTGATTAACGGCAAAAACGGCCAGGATATCCTCAGCGAACAAATCAAGGCTTTGCGTCGTCAGTTGGCCACTGACATGGGCTTCATCATGCCCTCTGTCCGTATCCTCGATAACGTCCAGATGCCGCGCTATGACTACATCATCAAGGTGAAGGAAGTCGAAGCCGGTCGCGGTATGGTCCAGCCGGATCAGTTCATGGTCATGGATCCGCAAGGCAACGAGATCACCCTGCCCGGCGAGAAAACCACCGAACCCACCTTCGGCCTGCCTGCCACCTGGATTGACGCCAGCCTGCGCGAAGAAGCGGCGATCAAAGGCTACACTGTGGTGGATGCGCCAACGGTTGTTGCAACTCATATCACTGAACTCATCAAGGGCCATATGCCTGAGCTTCTGTCTTACGCGGACGTACAGAATCTGCTCAAGGAGATCCCGGCAGAGCAGCAGAAACTGGTGGAAGATATCGTTCCGGGCCAGATTTCGATTTCCGGCATCCAGCGTATCCTGCAGATGCTGCTAGCTGAGCGCGTTTCTATCCGCGACCTGCCGACAATTCTCGAAGGCATTGCAGAAGCCACCGGCTTTACCAACAATCTGCAGTCAATCACCGAGCACGTAAGAGGTCGTCTGGCCCGTCAGATCTGCGCGGCCAGCCAAGCCCCGGGTGGTTATCTGCCAATCCTGGCCATGACACCGGACTGGGAAATGGCCTTTGCGGAGTCCCTGGTTGGCGAAGGAGATGACCGTCAGCTTGCCATGGCACCCTCAAAACTCCAGGAGTTTGTGGAGGTCGTTCACAAGGCCTATGAAGACGCTGCTCTCCAGGGAGAAGTTCCGGTTCTGCTGACAAGTCCTGGCACCCGGACCTACATCCGGTCGATTGTCGAGCGGTTCCGCCCAATGACAACAGTCATGTCACAAAATGAAGTTCACCCCAAAATGCGCCTGAAAACGGTAGGTATGGTGTAA
- the flbD gene encoding sigma-54-dependent transcriptional regulator FlbD, whose product MRLLIVGTLQGQLSAATKIAMDRGAKVMQAMSVNQGLETLRSGRGADLVMVDVNLDIGQLIEGLSNEHIHVPVIACGTEADAHAAVAAIRAGAKEYVSLPPDPEIIAAVLAAVSDDDSALIVRDAAMASVVQLAEQVAPSEASILITGESGTGKEVLARHVHKKSTRASKPFISVNCAAIPENLLESELFGHEKGAFTGAIARRIGKFEEADGGTLLLDEISEMDVRLQAKLLRAIQERVVDRVGGTKPVKVNIRIIATSNRNLAEEVQNGTFREDLLYRLNVVNLNIPALRDRPEDIITLANHFVRKYAKANGLPPRTISLDAKRQLSAGRWSGNVRELENTMHRAILLAMGDEIGPEAIRSPDGSRLDDVMIGTATGPAAQVVLTAEAVTRSMVGRTVAAVEQELILDTLDHCLGNRTHAANILGISIRTLRNKLKIYADDGASIPAPGESRMAAGF is encoded by the coding sequence ATGAGACTGCTGATCGTTGGAACACTTCAGGGCCAGTTGTCCGCGGCGACCAAGATCGCCATGGATCGTGGTGCCAAAGTCATGCAGGCCATGTCTGTCAATCAGGGGCTTGAAACGCTCCGGTCAGGTCGGGGTGCCGATCTTGTCATGGTCGATGTCAATCTGGATATCGGGCAGCTGATCGAAGGCTTGTCCAACGAGCATATTCATGTGCCTGTTATTGCCTGCGGTACAGAAGCCGATGCCCATGCAGCGGTTGCCGCAATCCGGGCCGGTGCCAAGGAATATGTCTCTCTCCCGCCTGATCCGGAAATCATTGCAGCTGTTCTGGCCGCGGTTTCCGACGATGACAGCGCCCTGATCGTCCGCGATGCGGCAATGGCTTCTGTTGTTCAGCTGGCCGAGCAGGTGGCACCATCAGAAGCCAGTATTCTGATCACCGGCGAATCCGGCACCGGCAAGGAAGTCCTCGCCCGTCACGTCCACAAGAAATCTACGCGAGCCAGCAAACCGTTCATCTCTGTCAACTGCGCCGCCATTCCCGAAAACCTGCTCGAGTCTGAGCTTTTCGGTCACGAGAAAGGTGCTTTTACCGGTGCGATAGCACGCCGTATCGGCAAGTTCGAAGAAGCTGATGGCGGTACACTGCTACTGGATGAAATCAGCGAAATGGATGTACGTCTGCAGGCAAAGCTGCTGCGCGCCATTCAGGAACGGGTTGTTGACCGGGTTGGCGGAACGAAGCCGGTCAAGGTCAATATCCGGATCATTGCCACCTCCAACCGCAATCTGGCGGAAGAGGTCCAGAACGGTACATTCCGCGAAGATCTGCTCTATCGGCTGAATGTGGTGAACCTCAATATTCCGGCCTTGCGCGACCGACCCGAAGACATCATCACACTGGCCAATCATTTTGTGCGCAAATATGCGAAAGCCAACGGGCTGCCGCCACGGACTATCTCGCTTGACGCCAAACGGCAACTGTCAGCCGGTCGCTGGTCCGGCAATGTGCGTGAACTTGAAAACACCATGCACCGTGCCATTCTTCTGGCCATGGGAGACGAGATTGGCCCGGAAGCCATCCGCAGCCCCGACGGCAGTCGTCTGGACGACGTGATGATCGGAACGGCCACAGGCCCGGCGGCTCAAGTGGTGCTGACCGCAGAAGCCGTAACCCGCAGCATGGTGGGCCGGACCGTTGCCGCAGTAGAACAGGAGCTGATCCTTGATACTCTGGATCATTGCCTCGGCAATCGGACCCACGCCGCCAACATTCTTGGTATTTCCATCCGCACCCTGCGCAACAAGCTCAAAATCTACGCAGATGACGGGGCATCGATTCCCGCTCCGGGCGAAAGCCGCATGGCTGCAGGTTTCTAG
- the fliN gene encoding flagellar motor switch protein FliN, whose product MSEADEIPLEEQVPDTTTGEPGEDNEGQHGASELEAVFDVPVKVSAILGHARMKVAELLKLDTGNVLELDRKVGEAIDIYVNDRLVARGEVVLVEEQLGITMTEIIKTDK is encoded by the coding sequence ATGAGTGAAGCAGACGAAATCCCCCTGGAAGAACAGGTGCCGGATACGACAACCGGTGAACCCGGCGAAGACAATGAAGGTCAGCACGGCGCGTCCGAGCTGGAGGCGGTCTTTGACGTTCCAGTCAAGGTTTCTGCCATACTGGGGCACGCCCGCATGAAAGTGGCAGAGCTCCTGAAGCTCGATACCGGCAATGTGCTTGAGCTGGACCGCAAGGTGGGCGAAGCCATTGATATCTATGTGAATGACCGGCTCGTGGCCCGTGGTGAAGTGGTGCTTGTGGAAGAGCAACTCGGCATCACCATGACCGAAATTATCAAGACCGATAAGTAA